In Anaerolineales bacterium, the following proteins share a genomic window:
- a CDS encoding TerC family protein → MEWLAQPQTWIAFITLVVLELVLGVDNVIFISILAGKLPPAQQPRARTTGILLAVITRLLLLLSLSWIISFKDPVIHLFGFGFSERDLILLAGGIFLIWKATHEIHEKLEGEEGHASAKVHAAFWGVIVQIMLLDIVFSLDSVITAVGMVDELPIMMAAVIVAALAMIFLAAPLSNFVEQRPTIKMLALSFLLLIGFTLVVEGFHQEIPKGYIYFAMGFSVLVELLNMRVRQRTVAPVQLRSPYAAPEAVAVSVGESPARRTTVKKKASKKRK, encoded by the coding sequence GTGGACAACGTGATCTTCATTTCGATTTTGGCTGGAAAATTACCCCCCGCGCAACAGCCGCGCGCGCGCACGACAGGCATCCTTTTAGCGGTGATCACGCGCTTACTGCTTTTGTTGTCGCTTTCGTGGATCATTAGTTTCAAAGACCCCGTTATTCATTTGTTCGGATTTGGATTTTCCGAGCGCGACCTGATCCTGTTAGCGGGCGGCATCTTCCTGATCTGGAAAGCCACACACGAGATTCACGAAAAACTGGAAGGCGAGGAAGGACATGCCTCGGCGAAGGTCCACGCGGCGTTTTGGGGTGTGATCGTTCAGATCATGCTGTTGGATATCGTCTTCTCGTTGGATTCAGTGATCACCGCGGTCGGCATGGTGGATGAATTGCCGATCATGATGGCGGCGGTGATCGTCGCCGCGTTGGCGATGATCTTCCTCGCCGCCCCGCTCAGCAATTTCGTCGAACAACGCCCGACGATCAAGATGCTGGCGTTGAGTTTCCTGTTGTTGATCGGCTTCACGCTGGTCGTCGAAGGTTTTCATCAGGAAATCCCCAAAGGCTACATCTACTTCGCGATGGGTTTTTCGGTGCTGGTGGAACTGTTGAACATGCGCGTCCGCCAGCGCACGGTCGCGCCAGTGCAATTGCGTAGTCCTTATGCGGCTCCTGAGGCAGTGGCGGTTTCGGTCGGAGAGTCGCCTGCTCGCCGCACTACGGTAAAAAAGAAAGCCTCGAAAAAACGAAAATAA